One Saccharopolyspora erythraea NRRL 2338 genomic region harbors:
- a CDS encoding permease, whose translation MTTTARPPDRARPRRAITSLEVLCVLLVAAVVFQAPLASVLDVPAVRTGSTVFVAVCVQALPFLVLGVLISGLIAAFVPPGALRRLLPANTAAAVPVAGVAGLALPGCECASVPVARRLMQQGVAPAAALAFLLAAPAVNPIVLVSTAVAFPSEPRMVLARFLAAMLTACVMGWLWVRLGKAEWIAERALRRMESHHPSGSRWVVFAETARHDLVEAGGFLVLGGLTSAVFNVLVPAEWMRSLGGQLVLGVLVMAVLAVVLALCSEADAFVAASLSGLPLIPKLVFLVVGPAVDIKLIALQSGTFGRRFAARFAPATFVVAIGCSVAVGALLLGGA comes from the coding sequence GTGACCACGACCGCCCGGCCACCGGACCGCGCGCGCCCGCGCCGCGCGATCACCTCCCTCGAAGTGCTCTGCGTGCTGCTCGTGGCCGCGGTGGTGTTCCAGGCGCCGCTGGCTTCGGTGCTGGACGTGCCCGCCGTGCGCACCGGCTCGACCGTGTTCGTCGCCGTCTGCGTGCAGGCGCTGCCGTTCCTGGTACTCGGGGTGCTGATCAGCGGTCTCATCGCGGCGTTCGTCCCACCGGGCGCGCTGCGGCGGTTGCTGCCCGCCAACACAGCGGCGGCGGTGCCCGTCGCGGGCGTCGCCGGGCTCGCGCTGCCCGGCTGCGAGTGCGCGTCGGTGCCCGTCGCCCGCCGCCTGATGCAGCAGGGCGTCGCGCCCGCCGCGGCGCTGGCGTTCCTGCTTGCCGCGCCCGCGGTGAACCCGATCGTGCTGGTCTCGACCGCCGTGGCCTTCCCGTCCGAGCCGCGGATGGTGCTGGCGCGCTTCCTCGCCGCGATGCTCACCGCCTGCGTGATGGGCTGGCTGTGGGTCCGCCTGGGCAAGGCCGAGTGGATCGCCGAGCGTGCGCTGCGTCGGATGGAGAGCCACCACCCCTCGGGCAGCCGGTGGGTGGTGTTCGCCGAGACCGCCCGCCACGACCTCGTCGAGGCGGGCGGGTTCCTGGTGCTGGGCGGCCTGACCTCGGCGGTGTTCAACGTGCTGGTGCCCGCGGAGTGGATGCGCTCGCTGGGCGGGCAGCTCGTGCTCGGCGTGCTGGTGATGGCCGTGCTGGCGGTCGTGCTCGCGCTGTGCAGCGAGGCCGACGCCTTCGTCGCGGCGTCGCTGTCGGGCCTGCCGCTCATCCCGAAGCTGGTCTTCCTGGTGGTCGGTCCGGCGGTCGACATCAAGCTGATCGCCCTGCAGTCGGGCACCTTCGGCCGCCGGTTCGCGGCCCGGTTCGCCCCCGCGACGTTCGTGGTGGCGATCGGCTGCTCGGTGGCCGTCGGCGCGTTGCTGCTCGGAGGTGCCTGA
- a CDS encoding CD225/dispanin family protein — translation MTSSSDPVEPPAQPSSTPSAEPSQTPSAEPTPSGESPAQSEAQAPAYLPEPYPAQQYVQAPYPAQQPYPPQPPYPVPPHGMPGYGPVPIVNNLGWAIGGLLTCWPFGIPALIKALEVNTLWARGLYQQAEFSAAEAKKWGKIGVIVGAGLLGAYLLFIIVYFVVIIGVIGVGVSGGL, via the coding sequence ATGACCTCCTCGTCCGATCCCGTCGAACCACCGGCGCAGCCGTCGTCGACACCGTCGGCGGAGCCTTCGCAGACCCCTTCCGCCGAGCCGACGCCATCGGGGGAGTCCCCAGCGCAGTCGGAGGCGCAGGCGCCCGCCTACCTGCCGGAGCCCTACCCCGCGCAGCAGTACGTGCAGGCGCCGTATCCGGCGCAGCAGCCGTATCCGCCGCAGCCGCCCTACCCGGTGCCGCCCCACGGGATGCCCGGTTACGGGCCGGTGCCGATCGTCAACAACCTCGGCTGGGCGATCGGCGGTCTGCTGACCTGCTGGCCGTTCGGCATCCCGGCGCTCATCAAGGCGCTGGAGGTGAACACCCTCTGGGCGCGCGGGCTCTACCAGCAGGCCGAGTTCAGCGCCGCCGAGGCCAAGAAGTGGGGCAAGATCGGCGTCATCGTCGGAGCCGGCCTGCTGGGCGCCTACCTGCTCTTCATCATCGTCTACTTCGTCGTCATCATCGGCGTGATCGGCGTCGGCGTCAGTGGCGGCTTGTGA
- a CDS encoding isoprenyl transferase — MLRRRGRGKDDPSVRPPDPHPSGARPPALPPELVPQHVAIVMDGNGRWANERGLPRIEGHKRGEAVVLELARGAIEIGVKWLSLYAFSTENWKRSPEEVRFLMGFNRDVIARRVDELDGLGVRVRWAGRKPKLWRSVVKQLQDAEVRTRNNEVMNLTMCVNYGGRAEVGDAAREIARLAAQGKINPEKVDEQTVAKYLYQPEMPDVDLFIRPSGEQRTSNFLLWQSAYAELVFQDTLFPDVDRTHLWRACEQYARRDRRFGGAIDRAAQGAGEGAEDTPPTTETAQEGTR, encoded by the coding sequence ATGCTGCGACGCCGTGGCCGAGGCAAGGACGACCCGAGCGTGCGGCCGCCGGATCCGCACCCGTCGGGGGCGCGTCCGCCCGCGCTGCCGCCGGAGCTCGTGCCCCAGCACGTCGCCATCGTCATGGACGGCAACGGGCGCTGGGCCAACGAGCGCGGGCTGCCCCGGATCGAGGGCCACAAGCGCGGCGAGGCGGTGGTGCTGGAGCTGGCGCGCGGCGCGATCGAGATCGGCGTGAAGTGGCTCTCGCTCTACGCCTTCTCCACCGAGAACTGGAAGCGCAGCCCGGAGGAGGTGCGCTTCCTGATGGGCTTCAACCGCGACGTCATCGCCCGCCGCGTCGACGAGCTCGACGGGCTCGGCGTCCGGGTGCGCTGGGCTGGCCGCAAGCCCAAGCTGTGGCGCAGCGTGGTCAAGCAGCTCCAGGACGCCGAGGTCCGCACGCGGAACAACGAGGTCATGAACCTGACCATGTGCGTGAACTACGGTGGACGCGCCGAGGTCGGTGACGCTGCCCGGGAGATCGCAAGGCTCGCCGCCCAGGGCAAGATCAACCCGGAGAAGGTGGACGAGCAGACGGTGGCCAAGTACCTGTACCAGCCGGAGATGCCCGACGTCGACCTGTTCATCCGGCCGTCGGGGGAGCAGCGGACGTCGAACTTCCTGCTCTGGCAGTCCGCCTACGCCGAGCTGGTCTTCCAGGACACGCTGTTCCCCGACGTCGACCGGACGCACCTGTGGCGCGCCTGCGAGCAGTACGCGCGGCGGGACCGGCGCTTCGGCGGCGCGATCGACCGCGCCGCGCAGGGGGCCGGTGAAGGGGCGGAGGACACCCCGCCCACGACCGAGACCGCCCAGGAGGGCACCCGATGA
- a CDS encoding hemolysin family protein: MFSGSIALMVWAVLLVLAAGVFAASDSAIGAASRARVDELVREGRGGARQLALVLADRPRHVNLLLLLRLACEMGAAVLVTVVALRIANSDARAVAVAILIMLVVSYVLIGVGPRTIGRQHPYGVGLLVAGPVRALARVLNPLTRLLILIGNMITPGRGFREGPFSSEVELRELVDLAGERGVVEPGEREMIHSVFELGDTIAREVMVPRTEIIWIERTKSVRQALALCLRSGFSRVPVIGESVDDIVGVVTLKDLSRVVVEHGGPNEAGPAVAELMRPASFVPDTKRLDELLKEMQKSRSHLAIAVDEYGGTAGLLTIEDIIEEIVGEITDESDLEEHRPIERIDDETVRVSSRLPVEDLGELFEVELDGSEVETVGGLLAQRLGRVPLPGAEAEIAGLRLRAEGGKDHRGRIRINALLVRRSYGDHAPLRGAE; encoded by the coding sequence GTGTTCTCCGGTTCCATCGCGCTGATGGTCTGGGCGGTTCTGCTGGTGCTGGCCGCGGGTGTGTTCGCCGCGTCGGACTCGGCCATCGGCGCCGCGTCGCGGGCGCGGGTCGACGAGCTGGTGCGCGAGGGCAGGGGCGGTGCCAGGCAGCTCGCGCTGGTGCTGGCCGACCGGCCCCGGCACGTGAACCTGCTGCTGCTCCTGCGGCTGGCGTGCGAGATGGGGGCGGCGGTGCTGGTCACCGTCGTCGCGCTGCGCATCGCCAACTCCGACGCGCGCGCCGTCGCGGTCGCGATCCTGATCATGCTCGTGGTGTCCTACGTGCTGATCGGGGTCGGCCCGCGCACCATCGGCCGCCAGCACCCGTACGGGGTGGGCCTGCTGGTGGCGGGCCCGGTGCGGGCGCTGGCCAGGGTGCTCAACCCGCTGACCCGGCTGCTGATCCTGATCGGCAACATGATCACCCCGGGCCGCGGCTTCCGGGAGGGCCCGTTCTCCTCCGAGGTCGAGCTGCGCGAGCTGGTCGACCTCGCAGGCGAGCGCGGCGTGGTCGAGCCGGGCGAGCGCGAGATGATCCACTCGGTGTTCGAGCTCGGCGACACCATCGCCCGCGAGGTGATGGTGCCGCGCACCGAGATCATCTGGATCGAGCGCACCAAGTCGGTCCGCCAGGCGCTGGCGCTGTGCCTGCGGTCGGGCTTCTCGCGAGTGCCGGTGATCGGCGAGAGCGTCGACGACATCGTCGGCGTGGTCACGCTCAAGGACCTGTCCAGGGTGGTCGTCGAGCACGGCGGACCGAACGAGGCCGGGCCCGCGGTCGCCGAGCTGATGCGCCCGGCCAGCTTCGTGCCCGACACCAAGCGCCTCGACGAGCTGCTCAAGGAGATGCAGAAGTCGCGCAGCCACCTGGCCATCGCCGTCGACGAGTACGGAGGCACGGCCGGCCTGCTGACCATCGAGGACATCATCGAGGAGATCGTCGGCGAGATCACCGACGAGTCCGACCTGGAGGAGCACCGGCCGATCGAGCGGATCGACGACGAGACGGTCCGGGTCAGCTCGCGGCTGCCGGTGGAGGACCTCGGCGAGCTGTTCGAGGTCGAGCTCGACGGCTCGGAGGTCGAGACCGTCGGCGGCCTGCTCGCCCAGCGGCTCGGCAGGGTGCCGCTGCCGGGTGCGGAGGCCGAGATCGCCGGGCTGCGGCTGCGCGCCGAGGGAGGCAAGGACCACCGCGGCCGCATCCGCATCAACGCGCTGCTGGTGCGGCGCTCCTACGGCGACCACGCACCGCTGCGCGGCGCCGAGTAG
- a CDS encoding TIGR03943 family putative permease subunit, which translates to MRRETQNLLLLLLGGALLKIALGGTYLRYVKPGLFPWLVAAGGVIVLLAVFAIVRDIRAGGAQHDEHDHDHGSRSPWMLLLPVFAIFLVAPPALGSDSVDRAGDVAPQKPRESLFEDLPAAPSPLLSLSEFVTRVVWDDSGALNGRSVRLQGFVVHEEGEPVRLARMRISCCAADAAPVRADLAGPAAERAAALPSDTWIEVTGVLRPGSATEANGHVPTVDITGVRTIPAPADPYEY; encoded by the coding sequence ATGCGGCGCGAGACCCAGAACCTGCTGTTGCTGCTGCTGGGCGGTGCTCTGCTGAAGATCGCGCTCGGCGGCACCTACCTGCGCTACGTCAAGCCCGGCCTGTTCCCGTGGTTGGTGGCGGCCGGCGGCGTGATCGTCCTGCTGGCGGTGTTCGCGATCGTGCGCGACATCCGCGCGGGCGGCGCCCAGCACGACGAGCACGACCACGACCACGGCTCGCGCAGCCCGTGGATGCTGTTGCTGCCGGTCTTCGCGATCTTCCTGGTCGCCCCGCCCGCGCTGGGCTCGGACTCGGTCGACCGCGCCGGGGACGTCGCACCGCAGAAGCCGCGCGAGTCGCTGTTCGAGGACCTGCCCGCGGCCCCTTCGCCGCTGCTGAGCCTCTCGGAGTTCGTCACGCGGGTGGTGTGGGACGACAGCGGCGCGCTCAACGGCCGGTCGGTGCGCCTGCAGGGCTTCGTCGTGCACGAGGAGGGCGAGCCGGTGCGGCTGGCCCGGATGCGGATCAGCTGCTGCGCGGCCGACGCGGCGCCGGTGCGGGCCGACCTCGCGGGCCCGGCGGCCGAGCGGGCCGCCGCGCTGCCGTCGGACACCTGGATCGAGGTGACCGGCGTGCTCCGGCCCGGCAGCGCCACCGAGGCCAACGGGCACGTGCCGACGGTCGACATCACCGGCGTCCGGACCATCCCGGCCCCGGCCGACCCGTACGAGTACTGA
- a CDS encoding PhoH family protein yields the protein MAGIAAGGAAAQSGEQPTQTASAQSRITVPDTAVLALVGTRDENLRVIEDLLTADVHVRGNEVTLSGEPAEVAFAERVFAELITLVSKGGSLTPDSVRRSVAMLSADHSESPADVLSLDIVSRRGRTIRPKTLNQKRYVDSIDKHTVVFGIGPAGTGKTYLAMAKAVQALQAKQVNRIILTRPAVEAGERLGYLPGTLYEKIDPYLRPLYDALHDMVDPESVPKLTQAGTIEIAPLAYMRGRTLNDAFIILDEAQNTTPEQMKMFLTRLGFGSKIVVTGDITQIDLPGGQRSGLKVVREILEGVEDVHFSMLESQDVVRHRLVTDIVNAYDRWHAQNEAEEAGGRRNGQRRGRA from the coding sequence GTGGCCGGAATCGCAGCGGGTGGAGCCGCCGCCCAGTCCGGAGAGCAGCCGACGCAGACCGCCAGCGCGCAGTCCAGGATCACCGTGCCGGACACGGCGGTGCTGGCACTGGTGGGGACCAGGGACGAGAACCTCCGGGTCATCGAGGATCTGCTGACTGCCGATGTCCATGTCCGCGGCAACGAGGTGACGTTGTCCGGCGAGCCCGCGGAGGTCGCCTTCGCCGAGCGGGTGTTCGCCGAACTCATCACGCTGGTGTCCAAGGGCGGCTCGCTCACCCCGGACAGCGTCCGGCGCAGCGTGGCGATGCTCTCGGCCGACCACTCCGAGTCACCCGCCGACGTGCTCAGCCTGGACATCGTCTCCCGGCGCGGACGCACGATCCGCCCCAAGACCCTCAACCAGAAGCGCTACGTCGACTCCATCGACAAGCACACCGTGGTCTTCGGCATCGGCCCCGCCGGTACCGGCAAGACCTACCTGGCGATGGCCAAGGCGGTGCAGGCGCTGCAGGCCAAGCAGGTCAACCGGATCATCCTCACCCGGCCCGCCGTCGAGGCGGGGGAGCGGCTCGGCTACCTGCCGGGCACCCTCTACGAGAAGATCGACCCGTACCTGCGCCCCCTCTACGACGCCCTGCACGACATGGTCGACCCGGAGTCGGTGCCCAAGCTCACCCAGGCGGGCACGATCGAGATCGCCCCGCTGGCCTACATGCGCGGCCGGACGCTCAACGACGCGTTCATCATCCTCGACGAGGCGCAGAACACCACGCCGGAGCAGATGAAGATGTTCCTGACCCGGCTCGGCTTCGGCTCCAAGATCGTGGTCACCGGCGACATCACCCAGATCGACCTGCCCGGGGGTCAGCGCAGCGGCCTGAAGGTCGTCCGCGAGATCCTGGAGGGCGTCGAGGACGTGCACTTCTCCATGCTGGAGAGCCAGGACGTGGTGCGCCACCGCCTGGTCACCGACATCGTCAACGCCTACGACCGCTGGCACGCCCAGAACGAGGCCGAGGAGGCCGGCGGCAGGCGCAACGGCCAGCGACGGGGACGCGCATGA
- the recO gene encoding DNA repair protein RecO: MSLYRDSAVVLRVQKLGEADRIITLLTRRYGKVRAVAKGVRRTTSRFGARVEPFCHIDVQLYTGRTLDVITQVQTLDAFGAHIVDDYQRYTSACAVLETVDRLAAEEGEPVLRLYLLATGALRALAGRERDSSLVLDAFLLRAMSFAGWAPALDECARCNARGPHAAFNVAAGGAVCAECRPAGSVRPSAATLPLLEALLHGDWAVAEAATTPVRREGSGLIAAHLQWHMERQLRSLPLVERSEWKVPEIIRERAAELGATQDPVASPAGEDG; the protein is encoded by the coding sequence GTGAGCCTCTACCGGGATTCCGCGGTCGTGCTGCGGGTGCAGAAGCTGGGTGAGGCCGACCGGATCATCACGCTGCTGACCAGGCGCTACGGCAAGGTGCGCGCCGTCGCCAAGGGCGTGCGCCGGACGACCTCGCGCTTCGGTGCGCGCGTGGAGCCGTTCTGCCACATCGACGTGCAGCTCTACACCGGCCGCACCCTCGACGTCATCACCCAGGTGCAGACGCTGGACGCCTTCGGCGCGCACATCGTCGACGACTACCAGCGCTACACCTCGGCGTGCGCGGTGCTGGAGACCGTCGACCGGCTCGCCGCCGAGGAGGGCGAGCCCGTCCTGCGGCTCTACCTGCTGGCCACCGGCGCCCTGCGGGCGCTGGCCGGCCGGGAGCGGGACTCGTCGCTGGTGCTCGACGCCTTCCTGCTGCGGGCGATGTCCTTCGCGGGCTGGGCCCCGGCGCTGGACGAGTGCGCCCGGTGCAACGCGCGGGGCCCGCACGCCGCCTTCAACGTCGCCGCGGGCGGCGCGGTCTGCGCGGAGTGCAGGCCTGCCGGATCGGTGCGCCCGTCGGCGGCGACGCTGCCGCTGCTGGAGGCGCTGCTGCACGGTGACTGGGCGGTGGCCGAGGCGGCCACCACACCGGTTCGGCGGGAGGGCAGCGGCCTGATCGCCGCGCACCTGCAGTGGCACATGGAACGCCAGCTCCGCTCGCTGCCGCTGGTCGAGCGGTCGGAGTGGAAGGTGCCCGAGATCATCCGCGAGCGCGCCGCGGAGCTGGGAGCGACCCAGGACCCGGTGGCATCGCCTGCCGGGGAGGACGGTTGA
- a CDS encoding DUF4190 domain-containing protein, with protein MTYPQDPQPQDQPGYPQPYPQPGYAQNPYYQPGYPQPYLMPRYNGLAIASMVVSLVGVISCYGAILMGPVGAILGHVAHGKIKRDPQQNLGGGMAITGIIVGWITFGLWVLLITFVILAASGVLGPEIQEEFD; from the coding sequence ATGACCTACCCCCAGGACCCGCAGCCACAGGACCAGCCCGGATATCCGCAGCCCTATCCGCAGCCGGGGTACGCGCAGAACCCCTACTACCAGCCCGGATATCCGCAGCCGTACCTGATGCCCCGGTACAACGGCCTCGCGATCGCTTCGATGGTGGTGTCGCTGGTCGGGGTCATCAGCTGCTACGGCGCGATCCTCATGGGGCCGGTCGGCGCCATCCTCGGGCACGTCGCCCACGGCAAGATCAAGAGGGATCCGCAGCAGAACCTCGGCGGCGGCATGGCCATCACCGGGATCATCGTCGGCTGGATCACCTTCGGGCTCTGGGTGCTGCTGATCACCTTCGTGATCCTGGCCGCCTCCGGCGTGCTCGGCCCGGAAATCCAGGAGGAGTTCGACTGA
- a CDS encoding cytidine deaminase, giving the protein MAEHVESAAPQDIDPEDAKIVTLARSARARTGAAEGAAVRDTDGRTYAACTVELPSLRLTALQVAVAMAVASGAEGLEAAAVVTDADAVGAESVAAVRDVGAKAPVLRADARGDVVGVVEA; this is encoded by the coding sequence GTGGCTGAGCACGTCGAGTCGGCTGCCCCGCAGGACATCGACCCCGAGGACGCCAAGATCGTGACGCTGGCCCGCTCGGCGCGCGCCCGCACCGGCGCGGCGGAGGGAGCGGCGGTGCGCGACACCGACGGCCGCACCTACGCCGCGTGCACCGTCGAGCTGCCTTCGCTGCGCCTGACGGCGCTGCAGGTGGCGGTGGCGATGGCGGTCGCCAGCGGCGCGGAGGGCCTGGAGGCCGCGGCGGTCGTGACCGACGCGGACGCCGTCGGCGCGGAGTCGGTCGCGGCGGTCCGCGACGTCGGCGCGAAGGCGCCGGTCCTGCGCGCGGACGCGCGCGGCGACGTCGTCGGCGTCGTGGAGGCCTGA
- a CDS encoding GNAT family N-acetyltransferase, giving the protein MIVRSWRPGDAEAVHRICVQTGDAGEPVHPILDDPDLVAYVFADPYLLLQPELAFVAESGGAVLGYVVAALHTEEFYARWQFEWAPRFAATHPASRRVDAGSADSQLRAFLHRPRLMLPPHLDRYPSHLHINLLPGARRRGAGKQLMHALFRQLARAGSPGVQLGVRVSNTRAQAFYRATGMSRLASDDRAEVRFGLPLNG; this is encoded by the coding sequence TTGATCGTCCGGAGCTGGCGACCGGGTGATGCCGAAGCAGTGCACCGGATCTGCGTCCAGACCGGCGACGCGGGCGAACCGGTGCACCCGATCCTGGACGACCCGGACCTGGTGGCTTACGTCTTCGCCGATCCGTACCTGCTGCTGCAGCCCGAGCTGGCGTTCGTGGCCGAGTCCGGAGGCGCGGTGCTGGGCTACGTGGTCGCCGCGCTGCACACCGAGGAGTTCTACGCCCGGTGGCAGTTCGAGTGGGCGCCCAGGTTCGCCGCGACGCATCCGGCGAGCCGCCGGGTCGACGCGGGCAGCGCCGACAGCCAGCTCCGGGCATTCCTGCACCGGCCCCGGCTGATGCTGCCGCCGCACCTGGACCGCTACCCCTCCCACCTGCACATCAACCTGCTCCCCGGCGCCCGGAGGCGGGGCGCGGGCAAGCAGCTGATGCACGCGCTGTTCCGCCAGCTGGCCCGCGCGGGCTCGCCCGGCGTACAGCTCGGGGTGCGGGTCAGCAACACCAGGGCCCAGGCTTTCTACCGGGCGACCGGCATGAGCAGGCTCGCCTCCGACGACCGCGCGGAGGTCCGCTTCGGGCTACCACTGAACGGCTGA
- the ybeY gene encoding rRNA maturation RNase YbeY, which produces MSIEIANESGVEVPEPSIVSVARFALDKMSVSQLAELSIVLVELDVMSDLHERWMDLPGPTDVMAFPMDEYDSSRRPDSAGAGPALLGDIVLCPAFAKDQARKAGHSLLDELHLLTVHGVLHLLGYDHAEPEEEREMFGLQNQILADFRAAKAAAEREQAQRSADSAVLGAVGLEEQDGPGTH; this is translated from the coding sequence ATGAGCATCGAGATCGCCAACGAGTCCGGCGTCGAGGTGCCTGAGCCCTCGATCGTCTCGGTCGCCCGCTTCGCGCTCGACAAGATGAGCGTCAGCCAGCTCGCCGAGCTCTCCATCGTGCTGGTCGAGCTCGACGTCATGTCCGACCTGCACGAGCGCTGGATGGACCTGCCCGGCCCGACCGACGTGATGGCCTTCCCGATGGACGAGTACGACTCGTCCCGGCGCCCGGACTCCGCCGGTGCGGGTCCCGCGCTGCTCGGCGACATCGTGCTCTGCCCGGCGTTCGCAAAGGACCAGGCCCGCAAGGCCGGGCACAGCCTGCTCGACGAGCTGCACCTGCTGACCGTGCACGGTGTCCTGCACCTGCTCGGGTACGACCACGCCGAGCCGGAGGAGGAGCGGGAGATGTTCGGTCTGCAGAACCAGATCCTGGCCGACTTCCGGGCGGCCAAGGCCGCGGCCGAGCGCGAGCAGGCGCAGCGCAGCGCCGACTCCGCGGTCCTCGGCGCGGTCGGCCTGGAGGAGCAGGACGGCCCCGGCACGCACTGA
- a CDS encoding histidine triad nucleotide-binding protein: MSDSDMDDLFLRIIAGEISADVVRETDRVIAIRDINPQAPTHVLVVPKTRYRNAAELAAKDPDLLAEVVRVAGEVAESEGIAESGYRLLFNTNSDAGQTIFHVHLHLLGGERMGGLTGGPAHG, from the coding sequence ATGAGCGACAGCGACATGGACGACCTGTTCCTCCGCATCATCGCGGGCGAGATCTCCGCCGACGTGGTGCGCGAGACCGACCGCGTCATCGCGATCCGCGACATCAACCCGCAGGCCCCCACGCACGTGCTGGTCGTGCCCAAGACGCGCTACCGCAACGCCGCCGAACTCGCGGCCAAGGACCCCGACCTGCTGGCCGAGGTGGTGCGCGTGGCCGGTGAGGTCGCCGAGAGCGAAGGTATCGCCGAGTCCGGGTACCGGCTGCTGTTCAACACCAACTCCGACGCCGGGCAGACCATCTTCCACGTGCACCTGCACCTGCTGGGCGGCGAGCGGATGGGCGGCCTTACCGGAGGCCCCGCGCACGGCTGA
- a CDS encoding CD225/dispanin family protein: MTTPYGGPPSGPNPQQPYGQQPGGYNPASGPQPQQPYGQPGYGQPAPYGQPGYGAAPPNNNIGWGIGSIFLCWPFAIPSLIKATSVQNLWAQGQFQQAQEAADEAKKWGKIGIIVGASGWALLILFYVIVFVVALGAASSY; the protein is encoded by the coding sequence GTGACTACCCCCTACGGCGGTCCGCCGTCCGGACCCAACCCGCAGCAGCCGTACGGCCAGCAGCCCGGCGGCTACAACCCGGCTTCGGGCCCGCAGCCGCAGCAGCCCTACGGACAGCCCGGCTACGGCCAGCCCGCTCCCTACGGACAGCCCGGCTACGGCGCCGCCCCGCCGAACAACAACATCGGCTGGGGCATCGGCTCGATCTTCCTGTGCTGGCCGTTCGCCATCCCGTCGCTCATCAAGGCCACCTCGGTGCAGAACCTCTGGGCCCAGGGGCAGTTCCAGCAGGCGCAGGAAGCCGCTGACGAGGCCAAGAAGTGGGGCAAGATCGGCATCATCGTCGGTGCCTCCGGCTGGGCCCTGCTCATCCTCTTCTACGTCATCGTCTTCGTGGTCGCCCTCGGCGCCGCGAGCAGCTACTAG
- the era gene encoding GTPase Era yields MTSLDAHRSGFACFVGRPNAGKSTLTNALVGSKVAITSSKPQTTRHAIRGIVHRPDAQLIIVDTPGLHRPRTLLGQRLNDLVYETWSEVDVVGFCVPADQKIGPGDRYIAEQLAKVAKRTPVIGVVTKTDLVGKQQVAEQLLALQQVMEFADLVPCSAVDSYQMDVLADLLVGRLPEGPQLYPDGELTDEPETTLIAELIREAALEGVRDELPHSLAVGIEEMVPREGRDDLIDVHAVIYVERQSQKAIVIGRGGERLRAVGSQARKHIQALLGSKIYLDLHVKVAKDWQRDPKQLRRLGF; encoded by the coding sequence GTGACCAGTCTTGACGCGCACCGCTCCGGATTCGCCTGCTTCGTCGGCCGGCCCAACGCCGGCAAGTCCACGCTGACGAACGCCCTCGTCGGCTCGAAGGTGGCGATCACCTCCAGCAAGCCGCAGACGACGCGGCACGCGATCCGGGGCATCGTGCACCGTCCGGACGCCCAGCTGATCATCGTCGACACCCCCGGCCTGCACCGCCCGCGCACGCTGCTCGGCCAGCGGCTCAACGACCTGGTCTACGAGACCTGGTCGGAGGTCGACGTGGTCGGCTTCTGCGTGCCCGCCGACCAGAAGATCGGGCCCGGTGACCGCTACATCGCCGAGCAGCTGGCCAAGGTCGCGAAGCGCACGCCGGTGATCGGCGTCGTCACCAAGACCGACCTGGTCGGCAAGCAGCAGGTCGCCGAGCAGTTGCTCGCCCTGCAGCAGGTGATGGAGTTCGCCGACCTGGTGCCGTGCTCGGCGGTCGACTCCTACCAGATGGACGTGCTCGCCGACCTGCTCGTCGGCCGCCTGCCCGAAGGCCCGCAGCTCTACCCGGACGGGGAGCTGACCGACGAGCCCGAGACCACACTCATCGCCGAGCTGATCCGCGAGGCCGCGCTGGAGGGGGTGCGCGACGAGCTGCCGCACTCGCTGGCGGTCGGCATCGAGGAGATGGTGCCGCGCGAGGGCCGCGACGACCTCATCGACGTGCACGCTGTGATCTACGTCGAGCGGCAGAGCCAGAAGGCGATCGTGATCGGCCGCGGCGGCGAGCGCCTGCGCGCGGTGGGCTCCCAGGCCCGCAAGCACATCCAGGCCCTGTTGGGCAGCAAGATCTACCTCGACCTCCACGTCAAGGTGGCCAAGGACTGGCAGCGCGACCCCAAGCAGCTGCGGCGTCTCGGGTTCTAG
- a CDS encoding DUF2752 domain-containing protein, with the protein MTDAAGHAPRPGGLRSLLFPAATALAGCAAAAVVWFADPTSDAGFPLPPCPVKLLFGLDCPGCGATRMVYSLLHGDVLSALHYNAVALAFIPFFLWTWGAWVLGRWRGRRVITWEHWRWSPLVALIVIAVWSVVRNLPFPPFEWLYV; encoded by the coding sequence ATGACGGACGCGGCGGGCCACGCGCCGCGGCCAGGTGGCTTGCGGTCGCTGCTGTTCCCGGCGGCGACGGCGCTGGCGGGGTGCGCGGCCGCCGCGGTCGTCTGGTTCGCCGACCCGACCTCCGACGCCGGGTTCCCGTTGCCGCCCTGCCCCGTCAAGTTGCTGTTCGGCCTGGACTGCCCCGGGTGCGGCGCGACCAGGATGGTCTACAGCCTGCTGCACGGTGACGTGCTCTCCGCGCTGCACTACAACGCGGTGGCCTTGGCGTTCATCCCGTTCTTCCTGTGGACCTGGGGAGCGTGGGTGCTGGGCCGGTGGCGGGGACGCAGGGTCATCACCTGGGAGCACTGGCGCTGGTCGCCGCTGGTGGCGCTGATCGTCATCGCCGTGTGGTCGGTGGTGCGCAACCTGCCGTTCCCGCCCTTCGAATGGCTGTACGTCTGA